A region of Plectropomus leopardus isolate mb chromosome 16, YSFRI_Pleo_2.0, whole genome shotgun sequence DNA encodes the following proteins:
- the LOC121955878 gene encoding LOW QUALITY PROTEIN: protein CEBPZOS-like (The sequence of the model RefSeq protein was modified relative to this genomic sequence to represent the inferred CDS: inserted 1 base in 1 codon), with product MNATQTLEPLAKKLMKGVIVLELMGVXGAYGLFHMMNNSQDFRKTMNRRFPSLLEVYYQSNEWAGVYSIRERDQEAWSSKQD from the exons ATGA ATGCCACCCAAACCTTAGAGCCTCTGGCCAAGAAACTCATGAAGGGAGTGATCGTTCTGGAGCTGATGGGTG TTGGAGCGTACGGTCTGTTTCACATGATGAACAACAGTCAAG ATTTCAGGAAAACCATGAACAGGAGATTTCCATCACTTCTCGAAG TTTACTACCAGTCCAACGAGTGGGCAGGAGTCTACAGCATCCGAGAGAGAGACCAAGAAGCCTGGTCATCCAAACAGGACTAA